The DNA window GCCTACCAGCCGAGTTTGTCGAGCGGCAGATGAATACTCGAATTCGCTGTGAGCAGTTGTGGCGCGATCTGCGCGCCAAGAATGATTGGTCGGGATTTCTACCCGCACTTGAGGGCGTCGTTACACTGGCGCGCGAAGAAGCAGCGATGCGCTCCGAAGTGCTTGGTCTTGGTCTCTATGACGCGATGATTGAACAGCACGATCCGGGCAATCGCACCGCCGAGATCTCGCCGGTATTTGCCGAGCTGAAAAACTTCCTGAAGGATTTCGTTCCTGAAGCGCTTGCCGTGCAGGAGGAACGTCTGGCAAAACATCCGCTTAAACCACTCTCGGGCGTCTATTCCATCGATAAGCAGCGTGAACTTGGCCTTGCCATGATGGCTGCCATTGGGTTCGACCTTTCACACGGTAGCCTGTCCATATCGCACCATCCGTTCTGTGGCGGCGTACCGAGTGATGTTCGTATCACGACCCGTTACCGGACGACGGAGTTTCTCTCCTCTCTCATGGGTGTGCTGCACGAGACCGGCCATGCGCTTTATGAACAGAATCTTCCCAAGCAATGGGCCCATTGGCCCGTGGGAAAAGCCCGCGGCATGGCAGTGCATGAAAGCCAGAGTCTGTTTGTCGAAAAGCAGCTTGGGCGCAATCCAGCATTCTGGCATTGGGCACTGCCTATTGTCGAAAAGCATCTGGGTGAAACATGGTCGATCGATGACATCATTCCCCATGTGCATCGGGTGGAGCGTGGGCTCATCCGTGTTGATGCTGATGAAGTCACCTACCCGCTGCATGTGATCCTGCGTTACGAACTGGAACAGGATCTCATTCAGGGACGGCTTGAGGCGGTCGATTTGCCGGAAGCATGGGACGCGAAGATGCGCGAATATCTTGGTCTTTCCACGATTGATAATCCAGCCGATGGACCCATGCAGGATGTGCATTGGGCGGGTGGTGCATTCGGCTATTTCCCCTCCTACACACTCGGCGCAATGATGGCTGCGCAGCAATGGGCGGCCCTGACAAAAGAGCATCCCGCAGCCGATGATGATATTGCCAGAGGTGACTTTACAGCCGTCAATCAATGGCGCCGCGATCATATCTGGTCGCAAGGCTCACGCTGGTCCACGCCGGAATTGCTTCTGCGAGCCACCGGCGAAAAGCTCAACGCGGACCATTTCATCGGGCATATCCGCAAGCGTTATGGAGCAGCGTAAACAGGACGATAGTGAAGCGGCATGAATTATAATTCATTGACTGAATTATATTGACAGCCTCTTTGCAATGCGCTTAGTTACCCCTGCCAGCACTCGAGGAGGATTGCTGGCCTTCATAAGGAACAGCGGTCGCCATCCAAGGCGCCACACACCAATGGGAGGGGCTTCGGCCTCGAGGAGGACACTTGCGCACTTTTTTGGGCACGACCGCCATGGCGGTCCTTGCGACCACACTTTTTGCATCACCAGCCAGCGCGGAAACGGAAAATCCCTTTCGCTGCAAACCCGGCGAAAAATACGTCATGAACGTAATGGTTTCCGGCGTTGAATACTGGTTCCCCGTCTACGAAATGTTCAAACAGGCGGGCAAGCAGCTGGGCTGTGAGACTGCATATACCGGCACACCTGAGTATGACGTCAACAAGCAGATCGCCAGCTTCGATCAGGCTCTGGCGCAGAATCCGGCCGGTATTCTTGTTCATCCAATGAATTCCGATCCTTTCATCGAGCCGATCAACCGCGCCGTTGATCAGGGTACTGCCGTCGTCACTTTTGCCGCCGACTCGCCGCTTTCCAAGCGGATTTCCTTCATCACATCAGACAACAAGCGCGAGGGCATTTATGCCGCCGACGCGATTGCCACCAAGCTGGGTGGAAAAGGCGAATATGCCGTTCTTGAAAATCCGGGACAGGATAATCACGACCGGCGTGTCACAGCCTTTGTCGACCGGATGAAGGAAAAATGGCCTGACATGAAACTGGTCGGTCGCGCAGCGTCCAATCAGGACCCGACCAAAGCTTACCAGGGGTTGATGAGCATTGCTCAGGCCAACCCCAATCTGGCGGCTGTCTTCATGCCAGAGGCAAACTCGGCCATTGGTGCGGCGCAGGCCAATAAGGAAAGCGGCGGCAAGATTCTCGTCATGTGCGCCGACGTAAACGCCAATATTCTGGATATGATCAAGGCCGGTCAGGTCTTCGGCTCGATCAACCCAAATCAGGGCATGCAGGGCTATATGGGCTTCATGCTGCTTTGGTTCGCCAAGCATCCGGAACTGATCGATCCGATGAACGATGCAAAGCGCGCCGGTACCAACCCGATGAGCATCCCCTTTGTTGACAATGGCCTGTCCATCGTGACAGCCGACAATGCGGATGACTTCTTCTGGGACAAGTATCTGAAGCGCCGCGGCACCAAGGGTATTGACGAGTAAGGTTCGTCGTCAGCTATCCAGACCGGCAAGGTCTGGATAGCCTTGAAAACAATGGGGGAAGGCGCGATGTCACAGGAACCGGTTTTGAGTATCCGCGATATCACCAAGCATTTTGGCGCGGTGAAAGCGCTGACAAATGTCAATTTTGCTTTGGCGAAAGGCGAAATTCACGCGCTTTGCGGCGAGAATGGCGCTGGCAAATCCACCCTTATGAACATTCTGGCCGGGGTGCTTCAGCCTGATGACGGGGAAATCCTGCTCGATGGCAAGCCGCAGAAGATCGCATCCCCGTCCGTTGCACAGTCCCTTGGCATCGGGCTTGTGCATCAGGAGATTGCTCTTTGCCCCGATGCAAGTGTTGCCGAAAACATTTTTATGGCGACCACCAGCCGCCGCCGGTCTTTTTTGATGAATTACCGCAAGCTTGAGCGCGACGCACAAAAGGTCATGAACAGGCTTGCCCCCATTGATGTTCGCCAGAAGGTCGGTGATCTGACAATTTCCAGCCAGCAACTGGTGGAGATTGCCAAGGCGCTCACGCTCGATTGCCGCGTGCTGATCTTTGACGAGCCGACGGCTGCATTAACCGAGGCAGAAACGCGCATACTCTTTGAGATCATACGGGAACTGAAGACGCATGGCATTTCCATCATCTACATCAGCCATCGCATGGCAGAAATCTTCAACCTCTGCGACCGGGTAACGGTCCTGCGCGATGGGCGCTATGTCTCCACTGAAAATATCGCTGATATAACGCCGGACGATGTGGTGCGCCGCATGGTTGGCCGCGAGATCACGCAGCTCTATCCACCAAAACAGGAGAATGCCGCGCGCCCGGATGAGACAATCTTGTCGGTTCGCAATCTTGGCGACAGAAACCGGTTTGGCAATGTATCCTTCGATCTGGCTAAGGGTGAAATTCTTGGCATTGGCGGGTTGATCGGCTCGGGCCGCACGGAGATCGCCGAGGGCATTTGCGGACTGCGCACGATCGCCGAGGGTGAGGTACGCCTGCACAATCAGCCAAAAAGCATTCGAAACTATGCGGACGCGGTAAAAGCCGGAATTGTCTATCTCTCGGAGGACCGGAAGGGTTCCGGCGTTTTCCTTGATTTGTCGATTGCCCAGAACATTTCAGTTCTCAATCTGAATGCCGTAACGGGTCATCTTGGCCTGATCGACGCAAAGGCTGAGGGGCAGCTTGCTCGCAATTTCGCGCAGCGGCTTGGCGTGCGCATGAACCATGTAGACATGCCGGTATCCTCGCTTAGCGGTGGCAATCAGCAGAAAGTTGCCATTGCCAAGCAGCTTGCGGTGCAACCCAAGGTTATTCTGATGGACGAACCGACGCGCGGCATTGACGTTGGCGCAAAATCGGAAATCCATCTTCTGCTGCGCGAGCTTGCGCGTTCAGGCATCGGCATCATCGTTATTTCCTCTGAACTTCCCGAATTGCTTGGCCTGTGTGACCGGGTGCTGGTCATTCGCGAGGGCGCGGTAGCGGGCGAGCTTGGCAGCGACGAGATGAGTGAAGAAGCAATTATCCGGCTCGCATCGGGCCTGAAACAGACACAAGACGGGCAAACAACGCATGCATCAGAACATGCAGCCTGAAGAGAAGACAGTGGGAGATACACCAATGGCAGTCGATACGATGATGGCAAAGGATATGCGAGGTTCGCCCTGGAAGAAATTGGGGTCGATGCGTGAAGCAGGCCTGATCGCCATCATCCTTGCCCTTTGCATTGTGATGAGTTTTGTCTCTCCGCACTTTCTGACACTCGGCAATTTCCGCGCCATGCTGATGAGTTTTTCGGTGGAGGGTATTGTCGTTGTCGGTATGACCATCCTTCTGATCGTCGGCGGCATCGATCTTGCCGTTGGGTCGGTTGTCTGCTTTGCCATGGTGCTGTCAGGCACGCTTTTCCTCGCCGGGCTTGACCCATGGATAGCATCGCTCATTGGTATTTTTGCCAGCGGACTGATCGGTGGTGTGATGGGGTTCTTTGTAACGGTGGTGGGGCTCAATCACTTCATCACTTCGCTGGCAGGCATGGTGATCGTGCGCGGCCTCTGCCTGATCATCACCAAGGGAACGCCGCTTTCGCTCTTCACACTGCCACCAGCATTCAAAGCCGTGGGTCAAGGCTCGTTCCATGGCGTACCCTATGTCATTCTCATCTTTTTTGCGGTTGTCGTCCTCTTTGATTTTCTGCTTCGGCGCGCAACAGCCCTGCGCAAGGTTTTCTATACGGGCAGTAATGAAAAGGCTGCGCTCTATTCCGGCATCCGGACAAAACAGGTGAAGTTCTGGGTAACAGTTCTTTGCTCGACACTCGCTGGTTTTGCCGGTGTTATCTACATGTCGCGCTTTGGTGCAGCCACCCCAACATTCGGCGTTGGCATGGAGCTGAATATCATTGCAGCAGCGGTCATTGGCGGCGCCTCGCTCAATGGTGGCTCGGGTACAATTCTTGGCGCCATCCTTGGCATAGCCCTGTTGTCCCTCGTCACCAGTTCTCTGGTCCTGCTTGATGTCTCCGTCTACTGGCAGGACATGATAAAAGGCTGCATTCTTTTGGCCGCAGTCTCCATCGACCATTTCCTGCATAAGCGGAAGGCGTCCTGATCATGGCACTTATCAAACTCAACCAGAAACATGTGGCACCACGCGAGGAAATCGTTATCGCACGGCAGATGCATCAGGCACTCGTCCTGCATTTTCTGGAAGGACTGACGCAAGCGCAGATTGCCGAGCAGCTCGGGATTTCACAGCCAACGGTCAACCGCCTGATCAAGCGTGGCCGCCAGCTTGGCCTTGTCGAGATCAAGATCAAATCGCCGGTTGAACCTCTCGTTGATATGGAAGAGCAATTGCTGGCGCTTGGCGGCATCAGCCGGGCAATTGTTGTACCAACCGTATCAGACAATCCGCAAACAGCCCTTCAGGCGGTGGGTGATGCGGCTGCACGCCTGCTGCTCGAAGAGATCACCGATGGCGATACGATCTGCATTACCGGCGGCAAGGGCGTCAGCGCCGTGGTTGCCGGGTTGCAGGCACCGCGCCGTTTTGATGTCGAGGTAATCCCGGCCACCGGCTGTGTTCAGGGTAAGCATTACACCGATGTGAACCATGTCTCGACCCTGATGGCTGACAAGCTTGGCGGGCGCGCTTACCAGATTCATGCGCCGCTCTTTGCCGACAGTTCTGCCGAGCGTGCCATGCTGATCAACATGCGTTCGGTCGCAGATGTTTTCAAACGGGCACGCGAAGCGAAAATCGCCGTGGTGGGTATTGGTTCCATCCTATCGGATGACTCGAGCTATTATGACCTGCATCCCTCTTCCAGCACGGATCGCGATGCCATTGAACGCTCCGGCGCGCGCAGTGAATTGCTCGCTCACCTGCTCGATGATCGCGGACAGGTCTGTGACTACAGCCTGAACGGGTCGCTGGTTTCGCTGACGCTTGAGGAATTTGCGTCCATTCCAACCAAAATTGGCGTGGCGAGCGGACAAAACAAGGCGCGGCCAATCCTGAGCATTATGCGGGGCAATCACTTGGATACGCTGGTGACAGACGAAGCGACGGGGCAACGCATTCTTGATATTGCCGCTGAAGGAGGACGGATATGAGCAACGAACAACTGACGCGGGCCATTGGCAAGTCGAGCGTGCAGGCATCGGCCGTTGGGCTCGGAACCTGGGCCATTGGCGGCTGGATGTGGGGCGGCACGGACGAGCAAGAGTCGATTGCCGCCATTCAGGCTTCACTCGATGCTGGCGTGACGCTCATTGACACCGCTCCTGCCTACGGGCTTGGACGATCAGAGGAGATTGTTGGCAAGGCGCTCAAGGGTCGCCGCGACAAGGCAGTCATTGCCACCAAATGCGGCCTCGTCTGGCATACCCAAAAAGGCACGCACTTTTTCGATCAGGACGGCAAACCGGTTCACCGGTATCTCGGACGCGATGCCATCTTTCATGAGATCGAAGCAAGCCTGAAGCGTCTCGGCACCGATTACATCGACCTCTACATCACCCATTGGCAGGACCCGACCACACCAATCGAGGAAACCGTGCGGGCGCTGGAAGATTTGCGCAAAGCCGGAAAAATCCGGGCCATTGGTGCAAGCAATGTCAATCTTGCCGAATTGAACGCCTATATCGCAACCGGTTCTCTGGACGCGATACAGGAGCGGTTCAGCATGATCGACCGGGAGCTTGAGGCCGGTTTGTTGCCAACAACACGAAAAGCTGGTGTTGCAACGCTGAGCTATTCATCGCTCGCGCTGGGGCTGCTCTCCGGGACCGTTGATCCAAACAGGGTATTTGCCGGTGACGATCAGCGAAAAGACAATCCCCGGTTTTCCGTCGGCAACCGGTTGAAGGCAAAGCAATTTGCCGATGTCATCCGTCCCGTTGCGGACAAGCATGGTGCCAGTATCGCTCAGATCGTGATTGCGTGGACACTGGCCCAACCGGGCGTGACCTTTGCGCTGTGCGGGGCACGCAATCCCGATCAGGCGCTTGACAATGCGCGAGCTGGAACAATCCGGCTCGATACCGGAGACCTATCGGCCATTGACGCGGCCATCGCAGTGAAACTGGCAGACATGGACAGGTAAACAGGCTGCATCATGAACCGTGAAGAGATATTTGACGGACTTCGTCGGAGTCCGAAGGTGGACGTGTGCGTTGTCGGCGGTGGTATCAACGGCATCAGCGTGTTCCGCGAACTGGCCTTGCAGGGCGTCAACGTGCTGCTTGTGGAGAAACATGACTATTGCTCGGGCGCTAGTGCCGCCCTGTCGCGCATGGTGCATGGTGGCCTGCGCTATCTCGAAAACGGCGAATTCAGCCTGGTGCGTGAATCACTTGTCGAGCGTGATCGCCTTTTGCGCAACGCCCCTCACCTTGTCGCGCCATTGCCAACAACAGTTCCGGTCTTTGATGTTTTCTCCGGTCTTGCCAATGGCATTGTCCGGTTTCTGGGGTTGAGCCGCAGACCAAGCCGGCGTGGTGCTATCACGGTCAAAGCTGGCTTGAGCATTTACGACTTCCTGACGCGCAAACGTGCATTGATGCCGCGCCATCGTTTTCGCGGACGGCAGGCAACACTTGCCAAATGGCCAGCGCTTAATCCTGCTATCAAAAGTTCGGCCACCTATCATGATGCCTGGGTCAAACA is part of the Phyllobacterium sp. T1293 genome and encodes:
- a CDS encoding carboxypeptidase M32 → MSFQKIDELGHKLEALEHALAILGADEATHMAVGGGEKRAEAMSTLAGMYHRQASAPEIADWISAAEAEPLSEEQETAVREFRRNYTNLTCLPAEFVERQMNTRIRCEQLWRDLRAKNDWSGFLPALEGVVTLAREEAAMRSEVLGLGLYDAMIEQHDPGNRTAEISPVFAELKNFLKDFVPEALAVQEERLAKHPLKPLSGVYSIDKQRELGLAMMAAIGFDLSHGSLSISHHPFCGGVPSDVRITTRYRTTEFLSSLMGVLHETGHALYEQNLPKQWAHWPVGKARGMAVHESQSLFVEKQLGRNPAFWHWALPIVEKHLGETWSIDDIIPHVHRVERGLIRVDADEVTYPLHVILRYELEQDLIQGRLEAVDLPEAWDAKMREYLGLSTIDNPADGPMQDVHWAGGAFGYFPSYTLGAMMAAQQWAALTKEHPAADDDIARGDFTAVNQWRRDHIWSQGSRWSTPELLLRATGEKLNADHFIGHIRKRYGAA
- a CDS encoding substrate-binding domain-containing protein, with product MRTFLGTTAMAVLATTLFASPASAETENPFRCKPGEKYVMNVMVSGVEYWFPVYEMFKQAGKQLGCETAYTGTPEYDVNKQIASFDQALAQNPAGILVHPMNSDPFIEPINRAVDQGTAVVTFAADSPLSKRISFITSDNKREGIYAADAIATKLGGKGEYAVLENPGQDNHDRRVTAFVDRMKEKWPDMKLVGRAASNQDPTKAYQGLMSIAQANPNLAAVFMPEANSAIGAAQANKESGGKILVMCADVNANILDMIKAGQVFGSINPNQGMQGYMGFMLLWFAKHPELIDPMNDAKRAGTNPMSIPFVDNGLSIVTADNADDFFWDKYLKRRGTKGIDE
- a CDS encoding sugar ABC transporter ATP-binding protein — protein: MSQEPVLSIRDITKHFGAVKALTNVNFALAKGEIHALCGENGAGKSTLMNILAGVLQPDDGEILLDGKPQKIASPSVAQSLGIGLVHQEIALCPDASVAENIFMATTSRRRSFLMNYRKLERDAQKVMNRLAPIDVRQKVGDLTISSQQLVEIAKALTLDCRVLIFDEPTAALTEAETRILFEIIRELKTHGISIIYISHRMAEIFNLCDRVTVLRDGRYVSTENIADITPDDVVRRMVGREITQLYPPKQENAARPDETILSVRNLGDRNRFGNVSFDLAKGEILGIGGLIGSGRTEIAEGICGLRTIAEGEVRLHNQPKSIRNYADAVKAGIVYLSEDRKGSGVFLDLSIAQNISVLNLNAVTGHLGLIDAKAEGQLARNFAQRLGVRMNHVDMPVSSLSGGNQQKVAIAKQLAVQPKVILMDEPTRGIDVGAKSEIHLLLRELARSGIGIIVISSELPELLGLCDRVLVIREGAVAGELGSDEMSEEAIIRLASGLKQTQDGQTTHASEHAA
- a CDS encoding ABC transporter permease; this translates as MAVDTMMAKDMRGSPWKKLGSMREAGLIAIILALCIVMSFVSPHFLTLGNFRAMLMSFSVEGIVVVGMTILLIVGGIDLAVGSVVCFAMVLSGTLFLAGLDPWIASLIGIFASGLIGGVMGFFVTVVGLNHFITSLAGMVIVRGLCLIITKGTPLSLFTLPPAFKAVGQGSFHGVPYVILIFFAVVVLFDFLLRRATALRKVFYTGSNEKAALYSGIRTKQVKFWVTVLCSTLAGFAGVIYMSRFGAATPTFGVGMELNIIAAAVIGGASLNGGSGTILGAILGIALLSLVTSSLVLLDVSVYWQDMIKGCILLAAVSIDHFLHKRKAS
- a CDS encoding sugar-binding transcriptional regulator, yielding MALIKLNQKHVAPREEIVIARQMHQALVLHFLEGLTQAQIAEQLGISQPTVNRLIKRGRQLGLVEIKIKSPVEPLVDMEEQLLALGGISRAIVVPTVSDNPQTALQAVGDAAARLLLEEITDGDTICITGGKGVSAVVAGLQAPRRFDVEVIPATGCVQGKHYTDVNHVSTLMADKLGGRAYQIHAPLFADSSAERAMLINMRSVADVFKRAREAKIAVVGIGSILSDDSSYYDLHPSSSTDRDAIERSGARSELLAHLLDDRGQVCDYSLNGSLVSLTLEEFASIPTKIGVASGQNKARPILSIMRGNHLDTLVTDEATGQRILDIAAEGGRI
- a CDS encoding aldo/keto reductase, producing MSNEQLTRAIGKSSVQASAVGLGTWAIGGWMWGGTDEQESIAAIQASLDAGVTLIDTAPAYGLGRSEEIVGKALKGRRDKAVIATKCGLVWHTQKGTHFFDQDGKPVHRYLGRDAIFHEIEASLKRLGTDYIDLYITHWQDPTTPIEETVRALEDLRKAGKIRAIGASNVNLAELNAYIATGSLDAIQERFSMIDRELEAGLLPTTRKAGVATLSYSSLALGLLSGTVDPNRVFAGDDQRKDNPRFSVGNRLKAKQFADVIRPVADKHGASIAQIVIAWTLAQPGVTFALCGARNPDQALDNARAGTIRLDTGDLSAIDAAIAVKLADMDR